A part of Amycolatopsis lurida genomic DNA contains:
- a CDS encoding glutaredoxin family protein, whose product MSDVEVEFYWRPGCGFCAALERPLSKSGFKVKRVNIWEDPDAAARVRSVANGNEVVPTVFVGSKAMVNPSFGEIEAAVKAASA is encoded by the coding sequence ATGAGTGACGTCGAGGTCGAGTTCTACTGGCGCCCCGGATGCGGGTTCTGCGCCGCGCTGGAACGGCCGCTGTCGAAGAGCGGTTTCAAGGTGAAGAGGGTCAACATCTGGGAGGATCCGGACGCCGCCGCGCGGGTGCGTTCGGTGGCGAACGGGAACGAGGTCGTGCCGACGGTCTTCGTCGGCTCGAAGGCGATGGTGAACCCCTCGTTCGGTGAGATCGAGGCCGCCGTGAAGGCCGCTTCCGCCTGA
- the dnaN gene encoding DNA polymerase III subunit beta, with product MDLTAATRSLSSAVSAAARLLTARSGLLLRAGKNGLTVGGSDSERTVRLTGDAMVHTDGEVIVPAGPLAETLRMLEDDLVRLVVEGSRLAVRVEGGRYALPLLSRELHLPDLPPKVSEVDGHALVTALRTVAGTAAKDDALPMFTGVRVQSFSRELRLTASDRYRMAVATLPLRSEGEPIDALVPAGLLAETAKQARGVVGLHGDKTRFGLSWAGVTVTTAVLDAGFLSEKLIESSTVDTTVEVGADALAAAVRRVGVYADDRRVLTLEVGDSHVRLASSKQDTGEAEETLKAEVSGGRTSPSFQARYLLDALQGFAGERVRLEIQPGMRACVIRAVEPGEVKLTYYVMPMLAR from the coding sequence ATGGACCTGACTGCCGCCACCCGCTCCCTCTCGTCCGCCGTTTCCGCCGCCGCCCGGCTGCTCACGGCCCGCTCCGGCCTGCTCCTGCGCGCCGGGAAGAACGGGCTGACCGTCGGCGGCAGCGACAGTGAACGGACGGTCCGCCTTACCGGTGACGCCATGGTCCACACCGACGGCGAGGTGATCGTCCCGGCCGGACCGCTCGCGGAAACACTGCGAATGCTCGAAGACGACCTGGTGCGCCTGGTCGTCGAGGGTTCGCGGCTGGCCGTGCGGGTCGAAGGCGGCCGTTACGCGCTTCCGCTGCTGAGCCGGGAACTGCACCTCCCGGACCTGCCGCCGAAGGTGTCCGAAGTGGACGGTCACGCGCTGGTGACGGCGTTGCGCACCGTCGCGGGCACGGCGGCGAAGGACGACGCACTGCCGATGTTCACCGGCGTCCGCGTGCAGAGCTTCAGCCGTGAGCTGCGGCTGACGGCGTCCGACCGGTACCGGATGGCCGTGGCCACCCTGCCACTGCGGTCCGAAGGCGAGCCGATCGACGCGCTCGTCCCGGCAGGCCTCCTCGCGGAGACGGCGAAGCAGGCACGCGGCGTCGTCGGCCTGCACGGCGACAAGACCCGCTTCGGGCTGAGCTGGGCCGGAGTCACCGTCACCACCGCCGTACTCGACGCGGGATTCCTGTCGGAGAAGCTGATCGAGTCGTCCACTGTGGACACCACGGTCGAGGTCGGCGCCGACGCGCTGGCCGCCGCCGTGCGCCGGGTTGGCGTCTACGCGGACGATCGCCGGGTATTGACCTTGGAGGTCGGCGACTCGCATGTGCGGCTGGCCAGTTCCAAGCAGGACACCGGGGAGGCCGAGGAGACGTTGAAGGCCGAGGTTTCGGGCGGCCGGACGTCACCTTCGTTCCAGGCGCGTTACCTGCTGGACGCACTGCAGGGTTTCGCTGGGGAACGGGTGCGGCTCGAGATCCAGCCCGGGATGCGGGCCTGCGTCATCCGTGCGGTGGAGCCGGGCGAGGTGAAGCTGACGTACTACGTGATGCCGATGCTGGCGCGCTGA
- a CDS encoding MFS transporter: MSASAESHRTSLADYRAALTAPGSRGAVIASLLARLPIAMIGISALLYVQRETGSFASAGLVSAGSLVGVSVGAVVQGRLIDRFGPTRPLLTTTVLFALAMTALVFAIEAHAPTLVLVPLAFGTGITEPMVGSASRALWTRLLPAGPTRNAAFSYEAISMEVFFILGPGFAGLLIAAPWAGTGIVTGSLTMIAGAVLFALSPTVRAWGPSPSSGGKLLGALASPGMRTLAVAALGFGAVIGFVEVAVPAAAAEAGNTSIGGLLLSAWSVSSVAFGVAYSLRPWPRQMGLRLPVLLAGFGALVALLALPGSLWGLALAMLAAGALITPQSTTHSAAIEIAAPKGTAAEAFGWVLTAVTLGLAFGQSISGYLVEHAGHEAAFLAAGGVGFALAAVVWLLRGTFRPQPAGAVAEAPELVGAAR, from the coding sequence GTGTCCGCTTCCGCCGAGAGCCACCGCACCTCCCTCGCCGACTACCGAGCCGCGCTGACCGCGCCCGGATCCCGCGGGGCGGTGATCGCGTCCCTGCTCGCCCGCCTGCCGATCGCGATGATCGGCATCTCCGCGCTGCTCTACGTCCAGCGCGAGACAGGCTCCTTCGCCTCGGCCGGGCTGGTTTCGGCCGGGTCGCTGGTGGGCGTCTCCGTCGGCGCGGTCGTGCAGGGACGGCTCATCGACCGCTTCGGGCCGACAAGGCCGCTGCTGACCACCACGGTGCTGTTCGCGCTGGCGATGACCGCGCTGGTGTTCGCGATCGAGGCGCACGCGCCGACCCTCGTGCTGGTCCCGCTCGCCTTCGGCACCGGGATCACGGAACCGATGGTCGGTTCGGCCTCACGCGCGCTGTGGACCCGCCTGCTGCCCGCCGGGCCGACGCGGAACGCCGCGTTCTCCTACGAGGCGATCAGCATGGAGGTCTTCTTCATCCTCGGCCCCGGGTTCGCGGGACTGCTGATCGCCGCGCCGTGGGCGGGCACCGGCATCGTGACCGGCTCGCTGACCATGATCGCGGGCGCGGTGCTGTTCGCGCTGAGCCCGACCGTGCGCGCCTGGGGTCCGTCGCCTTCGTCAGGCGGCAAACTGCTCGGTGCGCTGGCCAGCCCCGGGATGCGCACGCTCGCGGTCGCCGCGCTGGGCTTCGGCGCCGTGATCGGGTTCGTCGAGGTCGCCGTCCCGGCGGCCGCCGCCGAGGCGGGGAACACCTCCATCGGCGGCCTGCTGCTCTCGGCCTGGTCGGTCAGCTCGGTCGCGTTCGGGGTCGCGTACAGCCTGCGCCCGTGGCCGCGTCAGATGGGCCTGCGGTTGCCGGTGCTGCTGGCCGGATTCGGCGCGCTGGTGGCGCTGCTCGCGCTGCCCGGCTCGCTCTGGGGCCTCGCGCTCGCCATGCTCGCCGCGGGCGCGCTCATCACACCGCAGTCGACGACGCATTCGGCGGCCATCGAGATCGCCGCGCCGAAGGGCACAGCGGCCGAGGCGTTCGGCTGGGTGCTCACCGCGGTGACCCTCGGTCTCGCGTTCGGGCAGTCGATCAGTGGCTACCTGGTCGAGCACGCCGGGCACGAAGCGGCCTTCCTCGCCGCCGGCGGTGTCGGGTTCGCGCTCGCCGCGGTGGTGTGGCTGTTGCGCGGCACGTTCCGCCCGCAGCCGGCCGGAGCCGTCGCCGAAGCCCCCGAACTTGTCGGTGCCGCCCGCTAG
- a CDS encoding Crp/Fnr family transcriptional regulator, with protein sequence MDETLARAGIFQGVEPAAAEALAQTLESVEFPRGHVIFNEGEPGDKLYIIQSGKVKIGRKSPDGRENLLGIFGPSDMFGELSIFDPGPRTSSATTVTEVRAVTMDRPALRQWISTRPEIAEQLLRVVARRLRRTNNMVAELIFTDVPGRVARALLQLAQRFGSQEAGLLRVTHDLTQEEIAQYVGASRETVNKALADFAHRGWLRLEGKSVLILDPERLARRAR encoded by the coding sequence GTGGACGAAACCCTGGCCCGAGCGGGCATTTTCCAGGGTGTTGAGCCGGCAGCCGCCGAGGCGCTGGCACAGACCTTGGAATCCGTGGAGTTCCCTCGCGGGCATGTCATCTTCAACGAGGGTGAACCCGGCGACAAGCTTTACATCATCCAGTCCGGCAAGGTGAAGATCGGCCGCAAGTCACCCGACGGCCGCGAGAACCTGCTGGGCATCTTCGGCCCGTCCGACATGTTCGGCGAGCTGTCCATTTTCGACCCCGGCCCGCGGACGTCCAGCGCGACGACCGTGACCGAGGTCCGCGCGGTGACGATGGACCGCCCGGCGCTGCGGCAGTGGATCTCCACCCGCCCGGAGATCGCCGAGCAGTTACTGCGAGTGGTCGCCCGTCGGCTGCGCCGGACGAACAACATGGTCGCCGAGCTGATCTTCACCGACGTTCCCGGCCGCGTGGCGCGTGCGCTGCTGCAGCTGGCGCAGCGCTTCGGCAGCCAGGAAGCCGGCCTGCTGCGGGTCACGCACGACCTGACGCAGGAAGAGATCGCCCAGTACGTCGGCGCCTCGCGCGAGACCGTCAACAAGGCTCTCGCCGACTTCGCGCACCGTGGCTGGCTGCGGCTCGAAGGCAAGAGCGTGCTGATCCTGGACCCGGAGCGCCTGGCCCGCCGCGCCCGTTGA
- the nth gene encoding endonuclease III, which yields MKRCLDDEFPDAHCELDFTTPLELLVAVVLSAQTTDVRVNQVTPALFARYRTAADYAGADRAELEEYLRPTGFFRAKANSVMGLGAALVERYDGEVPGKLKDLVTLPGVGRKTANVVLGDAFGVPGITVDTHFGRLVRRWGWTEEEDPVKVEHAVGELIPRKEWTLLSHRTIFHGRRVCHARKPACGACPLAKMCPSYGLGPTGFEEAAKLVKGEEREHILDLAARR from the coding sequence ATGAAGCGTTGCCTCGACGACGAGTTCCCGGACGCGCACTGTGAGCTTGACTTCACCACTCCGCTCGAATTGCTGGTCGCGGTCGTGCTTTCGGCGCAGACCACCGACGTCCGCGTGAATCAGGTCACGCCCGCGCTCTTCGCCCGCTATCGGACGGCCGCCGATTACGCCGGCGCCGACCGCGCCGAACTCGAGGAGTACCTCCGGCCGACGGGGTTCTTCCGCGCCAAGGCGAACTCGGTGATGGGGCTGGGCGCCGCCCTGGTCGAGCGCTACGACGGCGAAGTGCCCGGCAAGCTGAAAGACCTCGTCACGCTGCCGGGTGTCGGCCGCAAGACGGCCAACGTCGTGCTCGGCGACGCCTTCGGGGTTCCCGGGATCACCGTCGACACGCACTTCGGCCGTCTCGTCCGCCGCTGGGGCTGGACCGAGGAGGAGGACCCGGTCAAGGTCGAGCACGCCGTCGGCGAGCTGATCCCGCGCAAGGAGTGGACGCTCCTCTCGCACCGGACGATCTTCCACGGCCGTCGCGTGTGCCACGCCCGTAAACCCGCCTGTGGGGCCTGCCCGCTGGCGAAGATGTGCCCCTCGTACGGACTCGGCCCGACGGGGTTCGAAGAGGCCGCGAAGCTGGTCAAGGGCGAAGAACGCGAGCACATCCTGGACCTGGCGGCCCGCCGGTGA
- a CDS encoding TlpA family protein disulfide reductase — protein sequence MTRVTKLALGAAVLVVALIVALLTTRDGQAPAKTSGDLTAARAKAALAPCPPAGPGEVAKLRGVDVECLGDGSRVDLAKVVSGGPVLVNLWASWCEPCRAELPLLQKYAAQPGAARVLLVQVASSGADGLAMLAELGVRLPSVFDGDGQSGPVRTALKVPSSLPATYLVTAGGDVRLIENPRVFLNTDQVRAAVEGTP from the coding sequence GTGACCAGGGTCACCAAACTGGCCCTCGGCGCCGCCGTGCTGGTGGTGGCCCTGATCGTCGCGCTGCTCACGACGCGTGACGGCCAGGCGCCCGCCAAAACGTCGGGGGATCTCACGGCCGCGCGCGCGAAGGCCGCGCTCGCCCCTTGCCCACCGGCTGGGCCGGGCGAAGTGGCGAAGCTGCGCGGAGTCGACGTCGAATGCCTCGGCGACGGCTCCCGGGTCGACCTCGCGAAGGTGGTCTCGGGCGGCCCTGTGCTGGTCAACCTGTGGGCGTCGTGGTGCGAGCCGTGCCGCGCCGAACTGCCGCTGCTCCAGAAGTACGCCGCGCAGCCCGGTGCCGCGCGCGTGCTCCTCGTCCAGGTCGCGAGTTCCGGAGCCGACGGGCTGGCGATGCTGGCCGAGCTGGGTGTCCGGCTGCCGTCCGTGTTCGACGGTGATGGCCAGTCGGGTCCGGTGCGGACGGCACTAAAGGTCCCTTCCTCCCTCCCGGCGACGTACCTGGTCACGGCGGGTGGCGACGTCCGGCTCATCGAGAACCCACGCGTCTTCCTGAACACTGACCAGGTGCGCGCCGCTGTGGAAGGGACACCATGA
- a CDS encoding NUDIX hydrolase, with translation MTGPLVDPEAVPAWLQPLVKISGEVGADAFSRFSVPRDATYRSASVLMLFGEGPQGPDVLLQRRADTLGSHAGQVSFPGGGAEPEDGGPVGTALREAEEETGVEPSGVLPVAVFPELFVPVSSFAVTPVLAYWRTPSPVHAVDPGETAAVARVPIAELADPANRFQVTREGYDWKGPAFDVGGMFVWGFTGGLLAMTLSLGGWERDWDHGDVRELDVALAEHQARVDGRQVPEKE, from the coding sequence ATGACCGGCCCCCTCGTGGACCCGGAGGCCGTGCCCGCCTGGTTGCAGCCGCTGGTCAAGATCAGCGGCGAGGTCGGCGCGGACGCGTTCAGCCGGTTCAGCGTGCCGCGGGACGCGACCTACCGGTCCGCGTCCGTCCTGATGCTCTTCGGCGAGGGCCCGCAGGGGCCCGACGTCCTGCTCCAGCGCCGCGCCGACACGCTCGGCTCGCACGCCGGGCAGGTCAGCTTCCCCGGCGGGGGTGCCGAACCGGAGGACGGCGGGCCGGTCGGCACCGCGTTGCGCGAAGCGGAAGAGGAGACCGGCGTCGAACCCTCGGGAGTGCTGCCGGTGGCGGTCTTCCCGGAGCTCTTCGTGCCGGTGTCGAGCTTCGCCGTGACGCCGGTGCTCGCCTACTGGCGGACGCCGTCGCCGGTGCACGCCGTCGATCCCGGCGAGACCGCGGCGGTGGCCAGGGTGCCGATCGCCGAGCTCGCCGATCCGGCCAACCGGTTCCAGGTCACCCGCGAGGGCTACGACTGGAAGGGGCCCGCGTTCGACGTCGGCGGGATGTTCGTCTGGGGGTTCACGGGCGGCCTGCTGGCGATGACGTTGTCGCTCGGCGGCTGGGAACGGGACTGGGACCACGGCGACGTCCGGGAGCTTGACGTAGCGTTGGCCGAACATCAGGCGCGGGTCGACGGGCGGCAAGTGCCGGAGAAGGAGTAG
- a CDS encoding MarP family serine protease: MNWVDVLVILLALLAGVSGAFQGVIIALPSLVGVVLGALAGIKIAPLIVELFEHPAAKVAFAVATVVFLVALGETLGVWAGRKLRQKINPDKLSGVDKTLGAVVQAAVVFVVAWLIATPLTAVSGVPGLAKSINSSVVLGEVNDVMPEAAQGFPSELRKLLDASGFPSIVDPFQKPNVEDTSPPDTALQASAIVKQVHRSVVKIRGNATSCSRALEGSGFVVAPQRVMTNAHVVAGTDEVAIESTSGKFPARVVYFDPEADVAVLAVPRLQAPVLPFTPRVARAGDNAIVLGYPLDGPYTATPARVRGRINLRGPDIYEANTVQRDVFTVRGQVRSGNSGGPMINPEGEVIGVVFGAAVEDPETGFTLTSEQVRPVVETAPALSANTSTGPCAN; this comes from the coding sequence GTGAACTGGGTCGACGTACTGGTGATCCTCCTCGCGCTGCTGGCGGGGGTGTCCGGCGCGTTCCAGGGGGTGATCATCGCCCTCCCCTCGCTGGTCGGGGTGGTGCTCGGCGCGCTGGCGGGGATCAAGATCGCGCCGCTGATCGTCGAACTCTTCGAGCATCCGGCGGCGAAGGTCGCCTTCGCGGTGGCCACCGTGGTGTTCCTGGTCGCGCTCGGCGAGACCCTCGGGGTCTGGGCGGGGCGGAAGCTGCGGCAGAAGATCAACCCGGACAAGCTTTCCGGCGTCGACAAGACGCTCGGCGCGGTGGTGCAGGCCGCCGTGGTGTTCGTGGTCGCGTGGCTGATCGCGACGCCGCTGACGGCCGTTTCGGGAGTGCCCGGGCTGGCCAAGTCGATCAACAGCTCGGTCGTGCTCGGCGAAGTGAACGACGTCATGCCCGAGGCGGCGCAGGGCTTCCCGAGCGAACTGCGCAAACTGCTGGACGCCTCCGGCTTCCCGTCCATTGTGGACCCGTTCCAGAAGCCGAACGTCGAGGACACCAGTCCGCCGGACACCGCGCTGCAGGCGAGCGCGATCGTCAAACAGGTGCACCGCAGTGTCGTGAAGATCCGCGGCAACGCGACTTCGTGTTCGCGGGCGCTGGAGGGCAGCGGATTCGTCGTCGCGCCGCAGCGCGTGATGACGAACGCGCACGTCGTCGCGGGGACCGACGAGGTCGCCATCGAATCGACTTCCGGCAAGTTCCCGGCCAGGGTCGTCTACTTCGACCCCGAGGCCGACGTGGCCGTGCTCGCGGTGCCGCGGCTCCAGGCGCCGGTCCTCCCGTTCACGCCGCGGGTCGCGCGGGCAGGCGACAACGCGATCGTGCTCGGCTACCCGCTCGACGGGCCGTACACCGCGACGCCCGCCAGAGTGCGCGGCCGGATCAACCTGCGCGGGCCGGACATCTACGAGGCCAACACCGTGCAGCGCGACGTGTTCACCGTGCGCGGGCAGGTGCGCAGCGGCAACTCGGGCGGGCCGATGATCAACCCCGAAGGCGAGGTCATCGGGGTGGTCTTCGGCGCGGCGGTCGAGGATCCGGAGACCGGCTTCACGCTGACTTCCGAGCAGGTGCGGCCGGTGGTGGAGACGGCTCCCGCGCTGAGCGCGAACACGTCGACGGGGCCCTGCGCGAACTAG
- a CDS encoding DUF1992 domain-containing protein, translated as MTERKPTGVSFESWVDRQISAAEAKGEFDDLPGAGKPLPKTDGKDTALAWVVNKVRAEGHDVSALLPPSLAIAKELDDLPDTLARVRREARVREIVEDLNERIRAEHRRPAGGPVLRARPLDVEETVASWREGR; from the coding sequence ATGACCGAACGCAAACCGACGGGCGTGTCGTTCGAGTCCTGGGTGGACAGGCAGATCAGCGCCGCGGAGGCGAAGGGCGAGTTCGACGACCTCCCCGGCGCGGGGAAGCCACTGCCGAAGACCGACGGCAAGGACACCGCGCTGGCCTGGGTGGTGAACAAGGTGCGCGCCGAGGGGCACGACGTTTCGGCGCTGCTGCCGCCTTCGCTGGCGATCGCGAAGGAACTGGACGACCTGCCGGACACGCTGGCTCGGGTCCGTCGTGAGGCGCGAGTGCGGGAGATCGTCGAGGACCTGAACGAACGGATCCGCGCCGAGCACCGGCGTCCCGCGGGCGGTCCGGTGCTGCGAGCACGGCCGCTGGACGTGGAGGAGACCGTGGCCTCCTGGCGCGAAGGCCGCTAG
- a CDS encoding alpha/beta fold hydrolase — MQATPDPSIVRIDGPWTHRDVSANGIRLHVAELGDGPLVVLLHGFAEFWWAWHHQLTALAGAGFRVVAVDLRGYGDSDKPPRGYDAWTLAGDVGGLIKSLGARKAHLVGHAWGGMLAWTVGALHPRLVASVSVLGGAHPLALRRAVRRPGQLRASGHLFRFQMPMAPEKWLVKDDALAVEELFRAWSGPQWTDTSDFTETVRTFRQAMLVPGVPHSALEYYRWAFRAQFRGEGRRFSEALQGRFAPRVLQLHGEEDRCVLPDTAAASRRWAPEARLERWPGIGHFPHLEAPERTSAALLDFFRILEA; from the coding sequence GTGCAGGCGACACCGGATCCGTCGATCGTGCGGATCGACGGTCCGTGGACCCATCGTGACGTCTCGGCGAACGGCATCCGGCTGCACGTCGCCGAACTCGGCGACGGACCGCTGGTCGTGCTGCTGCACGGGTTCGCCGAGTTCTGGTGGGCCTGGCACCACCAGTTGACCGCGCTCGCCGGCGCCGGTTTCCGCGTGGTCGCGGTCGATCTGCGCGGCTATGGCGACTCCGACAAACCCCCGCGCGGCTACGACGCCTGGACGCTCGCGGGTGACGTCGGCGGGCTGATCAAGTCGCTCGGCGCGCGCAAGGCCCATCTCGTCGGGCATGCCTGGGGCGGCATGCTCGCCTGGACGGTCGGCGCGCTGCACCCGCGGTTGGTCGCGTCGGTCAGCGTGCTGGGCGGCGCGCATCCGCTGGCGTTGCGCCGGGCCGTCCGGCGGCCGGGGCAGCTGCGCGCTTCGGGGCATCTGTTCCGCTTCCAAATGCCGATGGCGCCGGAAAAATGGCTGGTCAAGGACGACGCGCTCGCCGTCGAAGAGCTCTTCCGCGCCTGGTCCGGTCCACAGTGGACGGACACCTCCGACTTCACCGAGACGGTGCGGACGTTCCGGCAGGCGATGCTGGTGCCGGGGGTGCCGCACAGCGCGCTCGAGTACTACCGATGGGCGTTCCGCGCGCAGTTCCGCGGCGAAGGACGCCGGTTCAGCGAAGCGCTGCAAGGCCGCTTCGCCCCTCGCGTGCTTCAACTGCACGGCGAGGAAGACCGGTGCGTCCTGCCCGACACCGCGGCGGCGTCTCGCCGCTGGGCCCCTGAAGCCCGTCTCGAACGCTGGCCCGGAATCGGCCACTTCCCGCATCTGGAGGCCCCGGAGCGCACGTCGGCCGCGCTGCTGGACTTCTTCCGTATCTTGGAAGCATGA
- a CDS encoding phage holin family protein, protein MTGVSSPKHERTGPDGVGAVPYLPLSSDDDVVASEQSLGKLVGDATQHVSTLIRAEVELAKSEVVAEAKKGLKGAIFFLVALVIGLYSSFFFFFFLGELLSEWLMRWAAFAIVFGLMLVATAAAGFLGYRKVKKIKAPERTINSFKDTAAAFKPRHDDAPADRD, encoded by the coding sequence ATGACCGGTGTGAGCAGCCCCAAGCACGAACGTACCGGCCCCGACGGCGTGGGGGCCGTGCCCTACCTCCCCCTGTCGAGCGATGACGACGTGGTAGCGAGCGAGCAGTCCCTCGGGAAACTCGTCGGCGATGCCACACAACACGTCTCGACGCTGATCCGCGCCGAGGTCGAGCTGGCCAAATCCGAGGTCGTCGCGGAGGCGAAGAAGGGCCTCAAGGGCGCCATCTTCTTCCTGGTCGCGCTGGTCATCGGCCTGTACAGCTCGTTCTTCTTCTTTTTCTTCCTCGGCGAGCTGCTGTCCGAGTGGCTGATGCGCTGGGCGGCGTTCGCGATCGTGTTCGGGCTGATGCTCGTCGCGACGGCGGCCGCGGGCTTCCTCGGCTACCGCAAGGTGAAGAAGATCAAGGCACCGGAGCGCACGATCAACAGCTTCAAGGACACCGCCGCCGCGTTCAAGCCGCGTCATGACGACGCGCCCGCGGACCGCGACTGA
- the nhaA gene encoding Na+/H+ antiporter NhaA, with product MSGPTRPAKAVAEFARYLRTETTGGMILLGATAIALIWANSPIDDIYRAIRDFRVGPEFLHLNLTIGDWAKDGLLALFFFVAGLELKRELVVGELSRFKQAILPVVAAIGGMIVPALVALAVGWGTPGIERAWAIPVATDIAFALGVLALTASNLPSSARVFLLSLAVVDDLGAILVIAILFTAKFDLVAAGVAVVALALYAYLQKRRVRSAWIYVPLALITWVAVHSAGIHATIAGVALGLLTRVRADDGEEHAPAIRLEHRLQPWSAAVAVPLFALFAAGIKVDSESLSAVFTTALPLAVLVGLVGGKLVGIFGASLLAVKFKLAEKPRGMGWRDIGALSMLGGVGFTVSLLIADLALDGEAVDQAKMAVLIASAIASLTAAAMLLHRSRVHARED from the coding sequence TTGTCCGGCCCCACCCGCCCCGCGAAAGCCGTCGCCGAGTTCGCCCGTTACCTCCGCACGGAGACGACCGGCGGGATGATCCTGCTCGGCGCCACCGCGATCGCCCTCATCTGGGCCAATTCGCCCATCGACGACATTTACCGCGCGATCCGCGATTTCCGGGTGGGCCCCGAATTCCTCCACCTGAATCTGACGATCGGCGACTGGGCGAAGGACGGCCTGCTCGCGCTGTTCTTTTTCGTCGCGGGGCTCGAACTCAAACGCGAACTCGTGGTCGGCGAACTTTCGCGGTTCAAGCAGGCGATCCTGCCGGTGGTCGCCGCGATCGGCGGCATGATCGTCCCGGCGCTGGTCGCGCTCGCGGTCGGCTGGGGGACGCCGGGCATCGAACGCGCGTGGGCCATCCCGGTCGCCACGGACATCGCGTTCGCGCTGGGCGTCCTCGCTCTGACCGCGTCGAACCTGCCGAGCAGCGCCCGCGTCTTCCTGCTCTCGCTCGCGGTGGTCGACGACCTCGGCGCGATCCTGGTCATCGCGATCCTGTTCACCGCGAAGTTCGACCTCGTCGCCGCGGGCGTCGCCGTCGTCGCGCTCGCGCTGTACGCCTACCTGCAGAAGCGCCGCGTCCGCAGCGCCTGGATCTACGTGCCGCTGGCCTTGATCACCTGGGTCGCGGTGCATTCGGCGGGCATCCACGCCACGATCGCCGGCGTCGCGCTCGGCCTGCTCACCCGCGTCCGCGCCGACGATGGCGAGGAGCACGCGCCCGCGATCCGGCTCGAACACCGGTTGCAGCCGTGGTCGGCCGCGGTCGCGGTGCCGTTGTTCGCGCTGTTCGCCGCCGGGATCAAGGTGGACAGCGAATCGCTGAGCGCGGTTTTCACCACGGCGTTGCCGCTGGCCGTGCTGGTCGGCCTGGTCGGCGGCAAGCTGGTCGGGATCTTCGGCGCCAGCCTCCTCGCGGTGAAGTTCAAGCTCGCGGAGAAACCCAGGGGCATGGGCTGGCGGGACATCGGCGCGTTGTCGATGCTCGGCGGTGTCGGGTTCACGGTGAGCCTCTTGATCGCCGATCTCGCGCTCGACGGCGAAGCCGTGGACCAAGCCAAGATGGCGGTCTTGATCGCCTCGGCCATCGCCTCGCTGACGGCCGCCGCGATGCTGCTGCACCGCAGCCGGGTGCACGCGCGCGAAGATTGA